A region from the Melospiza melodia melodia isolate bMelMel2 unplaced genomic scaffold, bMelMel2.pri scaffold_37, whole genome shotgun sequence genome encodes:
- the LOC134434483 gene encoding serine/threonine-protein kinase pim-1-like: GRAMPPARPQPRAGLPHARPRPSRRGLASARLWPCWRWRCWAGISAWCGGGIAALRLRLARARPRTRRRLQSRPRPRLLPGPAEDTRGAAAPAASAAASPARAPPLGSAASGPKPPGPGAGGDAGPGAGEGRSGAVAGPGPSADSRVPPAGEAQEALQERYRLGSLLGRGGFGSVFAATRVSDGVPVAIKRVPRDRIRHWGELPDGTSAPLEIVLLAKVSCGCGGVIQLLEWLELPDSFLLVLERPERCQELSGFLAERGFLPEEEARGLFRQVLEAVRHCTSCGVLHRDIKPENVLVDLASGQLKLIDFGCGAFLQDTAYTQFAGTLSYSPPEWIQHQRYHGEAATIWSLGLLLCHLVMGKHPFRRGQEIIRGRILFPRWLSQECQDVIKRCLSMQPLDRPSLEELFCHPWVKGVSLP, from the exons ggccgggccatgcccccggcccgcccccagccccgggcggggctgccccatgcccggccccggccgtcccgccgcggtctcgcctccgcccggctctggccgtgctggcggtggcgctgctgggcgggcatcagtgcctggtgcggaggcggcatcgccgcccttcggctccgcctggcccgagcccggccccggacccgacgtaggctccagtcccgaccccggccccggctcctcccggggcctgcagaggacacacgcggcgcggccgctcccgccgcttccgctgcggcttccccggcccgagctccgccgctcggcagcgcggcctccGGCCCCAAGccgccggggcccggggcgggtggggatgccgggcccggggcgggtgaggggcgctcgggggccgttgctggtcccgggccgagcgctgacagccgcgtcccgcccgcaggggaagcgcaggaggccctgcaggagcggtaccggctgggatcgctgctgggacgCGGCGGCTTCGGGAGCGTCTTCGCAGCCACGCGGGTCTCGGACGGCgtcccg gtggccatcaaacgcgtgccgagggatcgcatccggcactggggcgagctg cccgacggcaccagcgcacccctggagatcgtgctgctggccaaggtgtcctgtggctgtggcggtgtcattcagctcctggagtggcttgagctccccgacagcttcctgctggtgctggagcgtccggagcggtgccaggagctctcgggtttcctggcggagcgggggttcctgccggaggaggaggcgcgggggctgttccgccaggtgctggaggccgtgcggcactgcaccagctgcggggtcctgcaccgggacatcaaGCCTGAGAATGTCCTGGTCGACCTGGCCAGCGGGCAGCTGAAACTGatcgactttggctgtggcgccttcctccaagacacagcctacacccaatttgcag gaaccctgtcctacagcccaccagagtggatccagcaccaacgctaccatggcgaggcagccacgatctggtcccttggcctcctgctgtgccacctggtcatggggaagcacccgttcaggagaggccaggagatcATCCGGGGGCGGATCCTCTTCCCACgatggctctctcaag agtgccaagatgttattaagaggtgtttgtccatgcaacccttggacaggccatccttagaagagcttttctgtcatccttgggtgaagggtgtttccctgccctag